From Pseudomonas fluorescens, one genomic window encodes:
- a CDS encoding beta-galactosidase: MIRRTLPAVFALMFATPLLAAPTGQQTLFNFVRPADVVQVATQDASLPQSNAEQTAEGEVLRRVTFNPTARPTLRLTPQTGAWDWSQSGVMTLRLQSAMNWALTLYVTIQSNDGKTLVSRVDLPAGPAQTLMVPLIPSTPLSQGMKAGPPMPMTVDGQRILLASSEGELDRSQVVSVSLSMEQPKVAQSILIERFGVQEGESVVKAVYGSLVDAYGQSTRAKWPEKIASDDQLKAAAGKEQQQLKTWLAERQRNDLDKFGGWSQGPTFKASGFFRTEKRDGRWFLVTPEGHPFYSLGVNAVTADASQTYVAGREGMFEALPGDGEVLASHYGESDNRGGNGVDRGRSFNSGRWYDFYGANLQRTYAQPCVVSTVPPTEQPAAEANSTPCAPAAFDEKRWTGHTLDRLQAWGFNTLGNWSAPALGQSDRVAYTLPLSIVGDYTSISTGNDWWGGMPDPFDPRFAMATERAVAIAARDHRDDPWLIGYYADNELAWAGPGDDPKARYALAYGTLKMTTDVPAKRAFLKQLRDKYRNQAGLSKAWGIDLPAWELMEDPGFVPPLPDPQHPEIEADFKYFQKVFADTYFKTISDSLKWHAPNHLLLGGRFAVSTPEAVASCAQYCDVLSFNMYTLKPQDGYDFAQLQALDKPVLISEFNFGSRDRGPFWGGVTELAREEDRAPAYATFLRQAISEPSIVGVHWFQYLDQSVTGRLLDGENGHFGLVGITDIPFQGFVDGVRKANLQALDQLGKAARVEVEKAANAGAANEGEKGHPDGHAPGQSGHPGGHSANGH, from the coding sequence ATGATTCGCCGTACGTTACCCGCCGTATTTGCCCTGATGTTTGCCACGCCCTTGCTGGCAGCACCAACCGGGCAGCAGACGCTGTTCAACTTTGTCCGCCCGGCCGATGTGGTCCAGGTGGCGACACAGGATGCCAGCTTGCCGCAATCCAACGCGGAACAGACGGCCGAGGGTGAAGTGTTGCGGCGGGTGACCTTCAATCCAACAGCCCGGCCGACCTTGCGCCTGACGCCGCAGACCGGCGCCTGGGATTGGTCGCAGTCCGGAGTCATGACCCTGCGCCTGCAGAGCGCGATGAACTGGGCGTTGACCCTCTATGTGACGATCCAGAGTAATGACGGCAAGACCCTCGTCAGCCGTGTCGACCTGCCGGCGGGCCCTGCGCAAACCTTGATGGTGCCGTTGATCCCGAGTACGCCATTGAGCCAGGGCATGAAGGCCGGTCCGCCGATGCCGATGACCGTCGACGGGCAGCGCATTCTGCTCGCCAGCAGCGAGGGTGAACTGGATCGCAGTCAGGTGGTATCGGTGTCGCTGTCGATGGAGCAACCCAAGGTAGCCCAAAGCATCCTGATCGAGCGCTTTGGTGTGCAGGAGGGTGAATCGGTGGTCAAGGCCGTTTATGGCTCGTTGGTGGACGCCTATGGTCAGTCCACTCGGGCCAAATGGCCGGAAAAAATTGCCAGCGACGACCAGCTCAAGGCAGCCGCCGGCAAGGAACAACAGCAACTGAAAACCTGGCTTGCCGAGCGCCAGCGCAACGACCTCGACAAGTTCGGCGGCTGGAGCCAGGGCCCGACGTTCAAGGCCAGTGGTTTCTTTCGCACCGAGAAGCGTGATGGCCGCTGGTTCCTGGTGACGCCTGAGGGGCATCCGTTCTACTCGCTCGGGGTCAACGCGGTGACCGCCGATGCTAGCCAGACCTATGTTGCCGGTCGTGAGGGCATGTTCGAGGCATTGCCTGGCGACGGCGAGGTGCTGGCCAGTCACTACGGTGAAAGCGACAACCGTGGCGGTAACGGAGTCGATCGCGGACGCAGTTTCAATAGCGGCCGCTGGTATGACTTTTATGGTGCCAACCTTCAGCGCACCTACGCTCAGCCTTGCGTCGTGTCCACTGTGCCGCCGACCGAGCAGCCCGCCGCTGAGGCCAATAGCACTCCCTGCGCTCCAGCGGCTTTCGACGAAAAGCGCTGGACCGGACATACCCTCGATCGCCTGCAAGCCTGGGGCTTCAACACCCTCGGAAACTGGAGCGCTCCGGCGCTGGGACAGAGCGATCGCGTGGCCTACACCTTGCCGCTGTCGATTGTCGGTGACTACACCAGTATCAGCACCGGCAACGACTGGTGGGGCGGCATGCCCGATCCGTTCGATCCGCGCTTTGCCATGGCCACTGAACGTGCCGTGGCCATCGCTGCCCGCGATCACCGGGACGATCCCTGGTTGATTGGCTATTACGCCGACAATGAGTTGGCCTGGGCCGGTCCTGGCGACGATCCCAAGGCTCGCTACGCGCTGGCCTATGGCACCTTGAAAATGACCACCGACGTCCCGGCCAAGCGCGCCTTTCTCAAACAGTTGCGCGACAAGTACCGTAACCAGGCCGGTCTATCCAAGGCCTGGGGTATCGACCTGCCGGCCTGGGAATTGATGGAAGACCCGGGCTTCGTGCCGCCGCTGCCTGATCCGCAGCACCCGGAAATCGAGGCCGACTTCAAGTATTTCCAAAAGGTATTCGCCGATACCTACTTCAAGACCATTTCTGACTCGTTGAAATGGCACGCACCCAATCACTTGCTGCTCGGTGGCCGGTTTGCCGTCAGCACCCCGGAGGCGGTGGCATCCTGTGCCCAGTATTGCGACGTCCTGAGCTTCAACATGTACACGCTCAAGCCGCAGGACGGCTACGACTTCGCTCAACTCCAGGCGCTGGACAAGCCGGTGCTGATCAGCGAATTCAACTTCGGCTCCCGTGATCGCGGCCCGTTCTGGGGTGGCGTGACCGAGTTGGCCAGGGAAGAAGATCGCGCCCCGGCCTACGCCACTTTCCTCAGGCAAGCCATCAGCGAACCGTCGATTGTCGGCGTGCACTGGTTCCAGTACCTGGATCAGTCGGTCACCGGGCGTCTGCTGGACGGTGAGAATGGCCATTTCGGCCTGGTAGGTATCACCGACATCCCGTTCCAGGGCTTTGTCGACGGGGTACGCAAGGCTAACCTGCAAGCCCTTGATCAGCTTGGAAAGGCTGCCAGGGTCGAGGTCGAAAAAGCGGCAAATGCGGGAGCGGCCAACGAAGGCGAAAAAGGCCATCCAGACGGCCATGCCCCGGGGCAAAGCGGTCATCCGGGCGGGCATTCGGCAAACGGTCATTAA
- a CDS encoding serine hydrolase domain-containing protein → MQIQGHYELKFEAVHEAFAALFDNSQERGAALCIQVGGETVIDLWAGTADKDGHQAWHSDTIANLFSCTKTFTAVTALQLVAEGKLQLDAPVARYWPEFAAAGKESVTLRQLLCHQAGLPALRGLLPAEALYDWQTMVDALAAEAPWWTPGEGHGYAAITYGWLIGELLRRADGRGPGESIVARVARPLGLDFHVGLADEEFHRVAHIARGKGSLGDAAAQRLLQVTMREPEAMSTRAFTNPPSILTSTNKPEWRRMQQPAANGHGNARSLAGFYSGLLDGSLLESEMLEELTREHSLGEDKTLLTRTRFGLGCMLDQPDVANATFGLGARAFGHPGAGGSVGFADPEYDVAFGFVTNTLGPYVLMDPRAQKLVRVLADCL, encoded by the coding sequence GTGCAGATTCAGGGTCATTACGAACTTAAATTCGAAGCGGTGCACGAGGCCTTTGCCGCGCTGTTCGACAACTCCCAGGAGCGTGGCGCGGCATTGTGCATCCAGGTGGGTGGCGAGACCGTCATCGACCTGTGGGCCGGTACGGCAGACAAGGACGGCCACCAGGCGTGGCACAGCGACACCATCGCCAATCTGTTTTCCTGCACCAAGACCTTTACGGCCGTGACAGCCTTGCAACTGGTCGCCGAAGGCAAGTTGCAACTCGATGCCCCGGTGGCCCGCTACTGGCCCGAATTCGCAGCAGCCGGCAAGGAGTCAGTGACTCTGCGCCAACTGCTTTGCCACCAGGCTGGCTTGCCGGCCCTGCGCGGGTTGTTGCCAGCTGAGGCGCTCTACGACTGGCAGACCATGGTCGACGCACTGGCCGCCGAAGCGCCTTGGTGGACGCCGGGCGAAGGCCACGGTTATGCGGCCATCACCTATGGTTGGCTGATTGGCGAACTGCTGCGTCGAGCTGATGGCCGAGGGCCGGGCGAATCGATCGTGGCCCGGGTGGCCCGGCCATTGGGTCTGGATTTCCATGTCGGCCTGGCGGATGAAGAATTCCACCGTGTCGCACATATCGCGCGCGGTAAAGGCAGCCTCGGCGATGCGGCGGCCCAGCGCTTGCTCCAGGTGACCATGCGCGAGCCGGAGGCCATGAGCACACGGGCCTTTACCAACCCGCCGTCGATCCTGACCAGCACCAACAAGCCGGAGTGGCGACGGATGCAGCAGCCAGCGGCCAATGGCCATGGCAATGCCCGCAGCTTGGCCGGTTTCTACAGCGGCCTGCTGGATGGCAGTCTGCTGGAAAGTGAAATGCTCGAGGAGCTCACCCGTGAGCACAGCCTGGGCGAAGACAAGACCTTGCTGACCCGGACCCGTTTTGGCCTGGGTTGCATGCTGGATCAACCGGACGTGGCAAATGCCACTTTCGGCCTCGGTGCTCGTGCCTTTGGTCACCCGGGCGCAGGAGGATCGGTCGGATTTGCCGATCCCGAGTACGATGTGGCCTTTGGTTTTGTCACCAATACCCTGGGGCCTTACGTATTGATGGACCCGCGTGCGCAGAAGCTGGTGCGAGTTCTCGCCGATTGCCTGTAA
- a CDS encoding OmpA family protein produces MSPNKFLTLALCLTITGCAQTPQNDADGGHWWSFGSGSDKVADKGASKPDVKADAKAAPAPAPADKAAGTPAPVAKAKEGGSSWWPFSSDETPAKPAVADTKAVAPTAPIAATSAAAAAAKADSESKWWWPFSDQPKAVTKADIKDVPMPDPKITQAWLDDYEPRLRSAVQDKRLVVERRENVLVVVVPVDESFNPKRPAMLLPSTLGPFTRIAKLVEGDTKTSVLVLGHGDSTGAAPATQALSKERATSVASIFSLGGLKRDRLMLRGMGDLMPRAANDSAQGRALNRRVEIMLTQRTTMLALLSKYSSPTPPVAEMVAVQDVKPAAADLADQKASSSKKAAPAKKAPAKKAASAKKQPAKTATPAKKPVPAKATAAN; encoded by the coding sequence ATGTCACCGAACAAATTTTTAACTCTGGCACTGTGCCTCACCATCACTGGTTGCGCACAAACTCCACAAAATGATGCCGACGGTGGCCATTGGTGGTCATTCGGTTCCGGTTCCGACAAGGTCGCGGACAAGGGCGCCAGCAAGCCTGACGTCAAAGCGGACGCCAAGGCTGCTCCTGCTCCTGCTCCTGCGGACAAGGCTGCCGGCACCCCGGCACCTGTTGCCAAGGCGAAGGAGGGCGGCAGCAGCTGGTGGCCGTTCTCGTCCGACGAGACCCCGGCCAAACCAGCAGTGGCCGACACCAAGGCCGTAGCGCCGACCGCACCCATCGCGGCAACCAGCGCTGCCGCCGCTGCCGCCAAGGCCGACTCCGAAAGCAAATGGTGGTGGCCGTTCAGCGACCAGCCAAAGGCTGTAACCAAGGCCGACATCAAGGATGTACCGATGCCGGATCCGAAAATCACCCAGGCGTGGCTCGACGACTACGAGCCACGCCTGCGCAGTGCCGTTCAGGACAAGCGCCTGGTCGTTGAGCGTCGCGAGAACGTACTGGTGGTCGTCGTGCCTGTCGATGAGTCCTTCAACCCGAAACGTCCAGCGATGCTGCTGCCTTCGACCCTGGGCCCATTCACCCGAATCGCCAAGCTGGTAGAGGGCGATACCAAGACCTCCGTACTGGTCCTCGGTCACGGTGACTCGACGGGCGCCGCCCCGGCAACTCAAGCGTTGAGCAAGGAACGTGCTACCTCCGTGGCCTCGATCTTCAGCCTCGGTGGCCTCAAGCGTGATCGCCTGATGCTGCGTGGTATGGGTGACCTGATGCCGCGCGCGGCCAACGACAGCGCCCAGGGCCGTGCCTTGAACCGTCGTGTTGAAATCATGCTGACCCAACGCACCACCATGCTGGCCCTGCTGAGCAAATACAGCTCGCCAACCCCGCCGGTCGCGGAAATGGTGGCGGTTCAGGACGTCAAGCCTGCCGCAGCAGACCTGGCTGATCAAAAAGCATCGTCGTCGAAAAAAGCTGCACCGGCGAAGAAGGCGCCTGCAAAGAAAGCCGCGTCAGCCAAAAAACAGCCTGCCAAGACCGCAACCCCGGCGAAAAAACCGGTGCCAGCCAAGGCTACAGCTGCTAACTGA
- the pdxH gene encoding pyridoxamine 5'-phosphate oxidase, with amino-acid sequence MTQALADMRRDYTRDGLTEAQAPDEPFALFHQWFSEAVKTEQPPVEANAMTVATVDTDGRPHCRILLLKGLDEQGFTFFSNYESAKGQQLAVNPFAAMTFFWPTLERQVRIEGRVVKVSAQESDAYYQVRPLGSRLGAWASPQSRVIADRAELEGLLKATEQRFSESQPHCPEHWGGYRLLPERIEFWQGRSSRLHDRLNYRLHGDRWSRERLAP; translated from the coding sequence ATGACCCAGGCTCTGGCTGATATGCGCCGCGACTACACCCGCGATGGCTTGACCGAAGCCCAGGCTCCGGATGAGCCGTTCGCGCTGTTCCACCAATGGTTCTCCGAGGCGGTGAAAACCGAGCAGCCTCCGGTTGAAGCCAACGCCATGACCGTGGCCACGGTGGATACAGACGGTCGCCCGCATTGCCGGATCCTGTTGCTAAAGGGGCTGGATGAGCAGGGTTTTACCTTCTTCAGCAACTATGAAAGCGCCAAAGGCCAGCAATTGGCCGTCAATCCCTTCGCCGCCATGACGTTCTTCTGGCCGACGCTGGAGCGTCAGGTGCGGATCGAGGGGCGGGTGGTCAAGGTCAGTGCGCAGGAGTCCGATGCCTATTACCAGGTGCGCCCGTTGGGCAGCCGCCTGGGGGCTTGGGCCTCGCCACAGAGCCGGGTGATTGCCGATCGTGCCGAGCTCGAGGGCCTGCTCAAGGCCACCGAGCAGCGCTTCAGCGAGAGCCAGCCGCATTGCCCGGAGCATTGGGGGGGCTATCGCCTTCTGCCCGAGCGCATCGAGTTCTGGCAGGGCCGCTCCAGTCGACTGCACGATCGCCTGAACTATCGCTTGCACGGCGATCGCTGGAGCCGTGAACGTCTGGCGCCCTGA
- a CDS encoding glycine zipper 2TM domain-containing protein: MRKSVLLVASFSTMAMLLTGCQSSLTGDSYSRDEARRVQTVRMGTIESLRPVKIEGTKTPIGGLAGAAVGGVGGSAIGGGKGSIVAAVIGAVAGGLIGSATEEGLTRTQGVEITVREDDGSMRAYVQQVQENEVFRVGERVRISTVDGTSRVSH, from the coding sequence ATGCGTAAGTCTGTTCTGCTGGTTGCTTCCTTTTCGACGATGGCGATGTTGCTCACGGGTTGCCAGTCCAGCCTGACCGGCGACTCCTACTCCCGTGATGAGGCGCGTCGCGTGCAGACCGTCCGCATGGGCACCATCGAATCCCTGCGTCCGGTGAAGATCGAAGGCACCAAGACCCCAATCGGCGGCCTGGCGGGTGCAGCGGTTGGCGGCGTTGGTGGCAGCGCCATCGGGGGCGGTAAAGGCAGCATCGTTGCCGCGGTCATCGGTGCGGTTGCTGGTGGTCTGATCGGCTCGGCCACTGAAGAAGGCCTGACCCGTACCCAGGGCGTAGAAATCACCGTGCGTGAAGACGACGGCAGCATGCGTGCTTACGTGCAGCAGGTTCAGGAGAACGAAGTGTTCCGCGTCGGCGAGCGCGTACGCATCTCCACCGTCGATGGCACCAGCCGCGTTTCCCACTAA